In Legionella cincinnatiensis, the DNA window GTTGATGTGCTTTCACTTCGAGGCGCAATTGATGCTGCAGAAGAACATTTAATCATCCCGATACTTATCGGTCCAGTCGAAAAAATCCAAAGTGCGGCAAAAGAAGCTCATATTAATCTTTCTCCCTATGAAATAGTAGCCACGAAACATAGTCATGAGGCAGCGGAAGTTGCTGTTAAAATGATCAAGGAAGGTAAAGCAGAAGCGATTATGAAGGGAAAAATTCATACTGATGAGTTGATGAGTCCTATAGTAGATAAAGAAAAGGGCCTGCGTACAGGTCGACGAATGAGCCATGTTTTTTCTTTAGAAACACCGAACTATTTTAAACCATTGTTTCTTACTGATGCTGCTCTAAACATTCAACCCAATTTACAAACCAAAAAGGATATAGTGCAAAATGCAATTGATTTATTTTGCAGATTAGGCCTAGGTCAACCTAAGGTAGCAATTTTATCGGCGGTAGAGACTGTAAATGAGAAAATTCCATCCACTTTAGACGCCACTGCATTATGTAAAATGGCAGAGCGAGGCCAAATTACGGGTGGAATTGTGGATGGACCACTTGCATTTGATAATGCAATTTCCATTGAATCAGCTCGAGAAAAAGGAATTTATTCTCAGGTTGCAGGGGATGCGGATATTCTGGTTGTACCCGACCTAGAGGCGGGCAATATGCTGTACAAACAAATGACTTTTTTGTCGGGTATTGAGGCTGCGGGTATTGTAATTGGAGCACGAGTTCCTATTATTTTGACGAGTCGTAGCAGTGATGGGAGTTCTCGTAAAGCGTCTTGTGCTATGGCCTTAATCTATGCACGAAATCAGGATTACATCCATGAATAAACTGATCTTGGTGATTAATTCAGGCTCCTCAAGCATTAAATTTTCGCTTTTTACTTGCGATAATCAGCATTTGGAGTTGTATTATCATGGCCAAATTCAAGATCTTTATGAGTCACCTCAAATTAATATTTTTAATGCAAGCCAAGATCAAGTATTCAATCAAGAGATGACTTCACAGGGCCATGAAGCCGGCTTAAAGATATTTTTTAACTGGTTAAATGATTTATCTGATTCTATTACGCTTGAAGCAGTAGGACACCGAGTTGTGCATGGAGGGTCATTTTTTTCCTGTCCTGCGTTGATTACTGATGATGTAATGCAAAAAATTGCAAGTTTAATACCATTGGCTCCTTTACATCAGCCCCATAATTTGGAGGCGATTAAAATCATTAATCAGTTATACCCAGACTTAGCGCAGATTTCCTGTTTCGATACTACTTTTCATCGGACCCAAAAGAGATTAGCAACACTTTTTGCACTACCAAGATCATTAAGCGATGAAGGAATCTTACGGTATGGATTTCATGGGGTATCTTATGAATACATAGCCTCAGTAATCACCGAGTATATGGGTGAAATAGGAAATAAACGTGTCATTATGGCTCATTTAGGTAATGGAGCAAGCATGTGCGCTATGTATCAAAGAAAAAGTGTCGCTACGTCAATGGGGTTTACGGCATTGGATGGGTTAATGATGGGAACTCGATGTGGCCGTATTGATCCTGGAGTGCTTTTATATTTATTAGAGCAAAAAAAGTACTCGACGAAACAAGTAACCCATTTGCTCTACAATGAGTCAGGCTTATTAGGTGTATCAGGATTGAGTAATAATGTACGTGAATTATTAAAACATCTCGATGATGAACGAGTATTAGAGGCTATTGATTTATTTTGTTATCGTGCAGCTCTGGAAACAGGCTCATTATTAGTGGCTCTTGGTGGTTGTGATGCACTCGTATTTACAGCTGGGATTGGCGAGCATGCTCCATTGATACGAAAAAAAATCAGTGCTCATTTAAGCTGGTTAGGAATTAAAATTAATGACGCAGCGAACAACAATAATGCACCAATTATTAGTGAAAAAGACAGTACCGTTGTAGTTGGTGTGATACCCACAAATGAAGAGTTGATGATTGCTCAGCATGTAAAATCTCACTTGAAAATTTAAAAGAAAACTGCATCTTGTTCATTTTTGTGCTAAATTAGACCGTTGTAATTAATTATTGAGGTATTAGTATGTTTGTTACTCGGTATGATTTGTTATTTATCGGTGGTTTCTTCATGTTATTCCAACTGTCAGCACACAGTCATGGTTTAATAGAAAAACCAATGTCGCGAGAATATTTCTGTGGTAAAACAACCCAGCCACATCATATCGAACCTGGCAATAAACTCCCTTATGAAGAATGTCGCCCTATTTTGACAAAGGAAGATGGGAGCTACAATCATGATGTCTACCAATTTATGAGTGTATTAAGTCATACTCGCGGTTATTATCAAAATATTACTTTACCCCAACATGTTTGTGGCTTTGACAGTGAAACATTTAAAGGAAAAGCTTCCCCTTGGGATGCTGCGATTGATTGGCCAACCAATAAAGGAATTAATAATCCTCAAGAATTTGTGTGGGATGTTTCTTATGGTCCTCACTTTAGTGACACGGAGCATTTTCGCTATTGGATTACTAAATCTGATTACCAATTTAATAAAAATGAACCCCTCAAATGGAGTGATTTTGAAACAGAACCTTTCTGTGAGTATGCATGGGATGATAAAAATCCGTCTCAAGATAAGAATACCATTTGGGCAGATAAGGCAAATAATAAATTTCATATGACCTGCAATGTTCCAGAACGTACAGGCCATCATGTCATATACGCGGAATGGGGAAGAGATCAGAGCACTAATGAACGATTTCACTCGTGTATTGATGTTGCTAATTAATTGCTATTTGTAAATAAAAAAAGTAAATTTTTTTCTTGCACAACTTAAGTATAAAGCATGTCGATGTGTGCTAGGATTTGGCTAGGGGCTGTTGAACAGCTTCTAGTATAATCATTTGCAAAGGATGCTTCATGTTAGAAAAAAATTCATTATCTTTAATGCCTGAAATTCTTAATTGCCTGGAGATGGGGTTTGGCCATTTACCTCCTTATATGCAAGAGGCAGATATAGAATCGATACGGAGTGTTTTACTGACAGTGGCTGAAAAGATGCGTGATAACTTTCCTTATCCGCACCCGTTATATGCTGGTCAAATGCTTAAGCCGCCACATCCTATCGCGCGTTTAGCGTATACTCTTGCTTTGTGGATAAATCCTAATAATCATGCCATTGATGGGGGGAGAGCCAGTTCCTCCATGGAAAAGCAAGCTGTTGCTCATATTGCACAGATGTTTGGCTGGGAAACACATATAGGTCATCTCTGTAGTGGTGGAACAATGGCAAATTTAGAGGCTCTATGGGTTGCCAGTAAACTTAATCCAGGTAAAAAAATTCTCGCTTCATCACAAGCACATTATACACATCAGCGTCTTTGTTCTGTTTTAGGAATCCCTTTTGAGGCAGTAGCTGTTAATGATAAAGGACAAATGGACTTAGTAGATTTTGAAAATAAATTGAAAGTCGGGGATGTAGGAACAGTAGTTGTTACTTTAGGTACCACTAGCATTGGAGCGCTTGATCCGCTCACTGAAATTTTGCAGCTCAAATCGATTTATTCTTTTCGAATTCATGCTGATTGTGCTTATGGCGGTTATTTTACTCTATGTAGTAATTTACCAGCTTCTACAACAGAGCATTTTAATCATCTGATCGAGGTAGATTCCTTAGTAGTCGATCCTCATAAACACGGATTGCAACCTTATGGATGTGGATGCATTTTATTTAAAGATACCTCAGTAGGGCGGTTTTATAAACATGATTCTCCTTATACTTATTTTAGTTCCTCTGAACTACATCTTGGAGAGATTAGTTTAGAATGCTCAAGACCTGGTGCTTCTGCTGTGGCATTGTGGGCAACACAACAACTTTTACCTTTAATACGAAATGCTCAGTTTGCTATGGATTTGGAAAAATCAATACAGGCAGCATTGATGCTGTATCAAAATCTTGTTGATCATCCTAAATTTTTAGTGGCAATGCCTCCTGAGTTAGATATCGTGGTGTGGGCACCTAAAGCACCAAATGTCAAAGCAATATCAAATCTTAGTCAACAATTTTTTGATTTATCGGCACAATCAGATTTACATTTCGCATTAATCAAGTTACCAAAATCAATATTAAAATCCCACTGGGCACACCTGGAATGGGATGATGAACATGTCACACTTTTACGCTCTTGCTTGATGAAATCGGAACATTTAGATTGGATGGACGAAATTTGGAGCCGAGTAAAGCATGTCATTGCTTTAATGAACGTGTCTTAAAGTTTAGAGTATTTATCTGTAGACTGTTGTATTTTAATTTTTCTGTATTCTGTTCGATCTAATTTAATATGCTGATTCGATTAAAGGATTAAAAATGAAAATAGCGATTATTGAACCAATAGGTGTGACTAGCGATGAAATTCATTCTGAACTATTCAATGAGACGGTTACGGAATGTGACAGTCGGAATTGGTCTGATGAGCAATTAATCAATCATATCAAAGATGCTCATATTGTTGCGCTTACCAATCGTCCCTTGTCCGCTGCAGTGATTCATGCAGCAACAGAATTGAAATTGATTGCTGTTGCATTTGCAGGAATTGATCATATTGATATGGATGTTGTGAATCAGAGACATATTTTAGTGAAAAATGCCGCTGGGTATGCAAATACTGCAGTCGCGGAACTTGTGTTTGGGTTTATGATCTCTTTAGCACGCGATATTCCTGGTAATAACCAGAAAGTGAGACAAAAAGCTACGACCAATACAGGCATTGAATTAAAAAATAAAATATTAGGCATTGTAGGTTTAGGAGCGATTGGGTCAGAAGTCAAAAGACTTGCTGAAGCATTTCAAATGAAAACACTCGCTTATGGTAAAAATTCGCAATTAACCTTAGAAAATTTATTTTCACAATCGGATTTTATAACGCTACATATTCCTCTTGTTAAGGAAACCCGAGGTATGGTTGATTTAAAACTTTTATCTAAAATGAAAAAAACTGCTTATTTAATTAATTGTGCCAGAGGTCCTATTGTAGTAAGTAGTGATCTCAAACACGCCTTAGAACAACAACTAATTGCTGGTGCAGCAATAGATGTATTTGATATGGAACCACCACTACCGACTGATTATACTCTTTTTGAGGCTCCTAATCTGATAGCTACCCCACATATAGGTTTTAATACTCAGGAAGCACTTAGAACAAAAGGGCTATTAACATTAAAAAATATTCAAGAATTTCTCAATATAAATATCAATGACTAATCATTTTAAAGTGGGTTAATTTGTATTCTCTATGTGTCTTATAGATGCAAGCCTGTGATATTTAAACTTGCTACACAGGCTGGGCGTAATTATTTTTCGCCTTGTACTACATAAACAGAAAAAATAAACCAATACTCCCCGGCAAACTTCTCTTGGCATTCTTGCTCATAAACCCTCACTAAAGACTCATTAATAAGGTTTATTTGTTCCTTAGGGACTTGGCCTTGAAAAAAAGCAATACCATTTACAAATTTACGAAAAATATCCAAATTCGGTAAACGAATTTGATGCTTTAGCCGTTCAAGTTTGATGTGTTTAAAGGGAAGTGTGTGTATTTTTTCTTCTAAGTTTTGAAAGTGGCCATACTCTACGGGCGCTTTAAATTCATTGAGGCAAGAAAATTGGTGAGACTCTTTTACTTGATAATAGCTGAGAATAAAGGGATCATCGCCAGAAGGGAAAAGGGCGAATACTTTTCCATTTGTCTTTAAGGCTCTATGAATATTGAGAAATGCTTTATCTATGGCGAATGCACACCATTGTAAGCACCAAAAGGAGACAACATAGTCAAATTCATTGATAAAGGGCAAGGTTAATGCATCGGCATGTTGCAGTTTAGCATTTGGATAATCAGCTAACTCTTCTTTTGCTAATGCCAACATATTTTCTGAGGCATCTACGCCTAAAAAATGGTTTTGAGGAAATTTATTCAGAATTTTTCGACTAAATGATCCATTGCCACATCCAATATCTAAGACGTAATCCGTTGGTTTTATGTCCAAATATTTTAAATAGTTACTCGCAATGTTTGCTTGAATATAGGAGCCAATTGCATAATCATGAGCTGGCCACTCTTGTGTTGGCATTTGATATCCTTTTTTGCTGGCTTATAAGCATTAATAAACGATGCACTATCTTTAAAGAAAAAGCAAATTTCAGCGAGCAGCTTTAAATTCTTTTAGGAATTAGTGCACCTGTTAAGCTGACCATTATTGCAAGTACACCAGCTGCCGCCGCCACAACTTAAACAATGAGACTTATCAATATTGCAATAGTCGCCACCAGTAGAGTTTCCTCCATCCCAACTGCAAAAACCTACCTCCGAACCCTGATGTTCTTTACAATAAGAACTTTGTTGTGGTTCTGAAGTGCACTGAGATGAAGCGGCTGAAGGAGCATTTACATTATCCTGACGCGTATAACCATCTCTTTGGCAGGCAGGTAGTGGCCCAGAAACAGCTAAATCTTTAACGTGATCAGTCCAAGAGGCAGTTGGTTTCGCACAATCCATCATACGCGTCATAGCACAAGCAATCGAGTATTTATCTCCTAGGTTG includes these proteins:
- a CDS encoding bifunctional enoyl-CoA hydratase/phosphate acetyltransferase, translated to MGYIENRTFDELKIGDFASLKRTLTQKDIELFAIMSGDVNPAHVDAEYAKDTQFHKIIAQGMWGASLISTVLGTELPGPGTIYVDQTLKFTAPVVPGDTVTVTVTVLEKIAEKHRINLDCKCTNQQGEIVITGVATVIAPTQKVKREGVELPKVVFQKSKDSWYKQLIKMKKNYEPLKTVVVHPVDVLSLRGAIDAAEEHLIIPILIGPVEKIQSAAKEAHINLSPYEIVATKHSHEAAEVAVKMIKEGKAEAIMKGKIHTDELMSPIVDKEKGLRTGRRMSHVFSLETPNYFKPLFLTDAALNIQPNLQTKKDIVQNAIDLFCRLGLGQPKVAILSAVETVNEKIPSTLDATALCKMAERGQITGGIVDGPLAFDNAISIESAREKGIYSQVAGDADILVVPDLEAGNMLYKQMTFLSGIEAAGIVIGARVPIILTSRSSDGSSRKASCAMALIYARNQDYIHE
- a CDS encoding acetate/propionate family kinase, producing the protein MNKLILVINSGSSSIKFSLFTCDNQHLELYYHGQIQDLYESPQINIFNASQDQVFNQEMTSQGHEAGLKIFFNWLNDLSDSITLEAVGHRVVHGGSFFSCPALITDDVMQKIASLIPLAPLHQPHNLEAIKIINQLYPDLAQISCFDTTFHRTQKRLATLFALPRSLSDEGILRYGFHGVSYEYIASVITEYMGEIGNKRVIMAHLGNGASMCAMYQRKSVATSMGFTALDGLMMGTRCGRIDPGVLLYLLEQKKYSTKQVTHLLYNESGLLGVSGLSNNVRELLKHLDDERVLEAIDLFCYRAALETGSLLVALGGCDALVFTAGIGEHAPLIRKKISAHLSWLGIKINDAANNNNAPIISEKDSTVVVGVIPTNEELMIAQHVKSHLKI
- a CDS encoding lytic polysaccharide monooxygenase auxiliary activity family 9 protein; its protein translation is MFVTRYDLLFIGGFFMLFQLSAHSHGLIEKPMSREYFCGKTTQPHHIEPGNKLPYEECRPILTKEDGSYNHDVYQFMSVLSHTRGYYQNITLPQHVCGFDSETFKGKASPWDAAIDWPTNKGINNPQEFVWDVSYGPHFSDTEHFRYWITKSDYQFNKNEPLKWSDFETEPFCEYAWDDKNPSQDKNTIWADKANNKFHMTCNVPERTGHHVIYAEWGRDQSTNERFHSCIDVAN
- a CDS encoding pyridoxal phosphate-dependent decarboxylase family protein, which gives rise to MLEKNSLSLMPEILNCLEMGFGHLPPYMQEADIESIRSVLLTVAEKMRDNFPYPHPLYAGQMLKPPHPIARLAYTLALWINPNNHAIDGGRASSSMEKQAVAHIAQMFGWETHIGHLCSGGTMANLEALWVASKLNPGKKILASSQAHYTHQRLCSVLGIPFEAVAVNDKGQMDLVDFENKLKVGDVGTVVVTLGTTSIGALDPLTEILQLKSIYSFRIHADCAYGGYFTLCSNLPASTTEHFNHLIEVDSLVVDPHKHGLQPYGCGCILFKDTSVGRFYKHDSPYTYFSSSELHLGEISLECSRPGASAVALWATQQLLPLIRNAQFAMDLEKSIQAALMLYQNLVDHPKFLVAMPPELDIVVWAPKAPNVKAISNLSQQFFDLSAQSDLHFALIKLPKSILKSHWAHLEWDDEHVTLLRSCLMKSEHLDWMDEIWSRVKHVIALMNVS
- a CDS encoding NAD(P)-dependent oxidoreductase, with amino-acid sequence MKIAIIEPIGVTSDEIHSELFNETVTECDSRNWSDEQLINHIKDAHIVALTNRPLSAAVIHAATELKLIAVAFAGIDHIDMDVVNQRHILVKNAAGYANTAVAELVFGFMISLARDIPGNNQKVRQKATTNTGIELKNKILGIVGLGAIGSEVKRLAEAFQMKTLAYGKNSQLTLENLFSQSDFITLHIPLVKETRGMVDLKLLSKMKKTAYLINCARGPIVVSSDLKHALEQQLIAGAAIDVFDMEPPLPTDYTLFEAPNLIATPHIGFNTQEALRTKGLLTLKNIQEFLNININD
- a CDS encoding class I SAM-dependent methyltransferase, with the protein product MPTQEWPAHDYAIGSYIQANIASNYLKYLDIKPTDYVLDIGCGNGSFSRKILNKFPQNHFLGVDASENMLALAKEELADYPNAKLQHADALTLPFINEFDYVVSFWCLQWCAFAIDKAFLNIHRALKTNGKVFALFPSGDDPFILSYYQVKESHQFSCLNEFKAPVEYGHFQNLEEKIHTLPFKHIKLERLKHQIRLPNLDIFRKFVNGIAFFQGQVPKEQINLINESLVRVYEQECQEKFAGEYWFIFSVYVVQGEK